Proteins found in one Quercus robur chromosome 2, dhQueRobu3.1, whole genome shotgun sequence genomic segment:
- the LOC126715607 gene encoding AP2/ERF and B3 domain-containing transcription factor At1g50680-like, with product MEDDMLSMISNGGVNATAEDSDSSSTTYPFPESKRARHGSNASSKFKGVVPQQNGHWGAQIYANHQRIWLGTFKTEKEAARAYDSAAIKLRSGDSQRNFPWTDITVEEPSFQNLYSTEAVLNMIKEGSYQSKFEDFLRTHSHIVEAIDLNLGRVQSKGGLSCKQLFQKELTPSDVGSLNRLVIPKKFAVKYFPCISESAEDNEGGGNKEAVQLIFYDRMMRSWKFRYCYWKSSQSFVFTRGWNRFVKEKKLKANDTISFYLCECQEAANDARSFNMIDVCSSDNCGGLVEQANQYVGIQMDLKLGVSPQIDHKLGEEKELKGPKPTHETEKPCFRLFGVQII from the coding sequence ATGGAAGATGACATGTTAAGCATGATTTCAAATGGTGGAGTCAATGCAACTGCAGAGGATTCTGATTCAAGCAGCACCACTTACCCTTTTCCTGAAAGCAAACGTGCAAGGCATGGTAGCAATGCATCTTCTAAATTCAAAGGTGTTGTACCACAGCAAAATGGGCACTGGGGTGCACAAATATATGCCAATCACCAGCGCATTTGGCTGGGGACTTTCAAGACTGAAAAAGAAGCAGCCAGGGCTTATGATAGTGCTGCTATCAAGCTTAGGAGTGGAGATTCCCAAAGAAATTTCCCTTGGACAGATATCACTGTTGAAGAGCCAAGCTTTCAAAATCTATATAGTACTGAAGCTGTGCTCAACATGATAAAGGAGGGTTCCTATCAATCCAAATTTGAAGATTTCCTTAGGACACATTCACATATTGTGGAAGCAATTGATTTGAACTTGGGTAGGGTGCAAAGCAAAGGAGGACTATCATGTAAACAACTTTTTCAAAAGGAGCTTACGCCAAGTGATGTTGGTAGTCTAAATAGACTTGTCATCCCTAAGAAATTTGCTGTCAAGTACTTCCCATGTATTTCTGAATCTGCAGAAGACAACGAAGGAGGAGGCAACAAGGAAGCTGTGCAGCTAATTTTCTATGATAGGATGATGAGGTCATGGAAATTCCGCTACTGCTATTGGAAGAGCAGCCAGAGTTTTGTCTTTACAAGGGGTTGGAATAGGTTtgtgaaggaaaagaaattgaagGCTAACGACACTATTAGTTTCTACTTGTGTGAGTGCCAAGAAGCAGCAAATGACGCTCGTTCATTCAACATGATTGATGTTTGTAGTAGCGACAACTGCGGCGGCTTGGTTGAACAGGCTAACCAATATGTTGGTATTCAAATGGACCTGAAACTTGGAGTAAGCCCTCAAATTGACCATAAACTTGGAGAGGAAAAAGAACTTAAGGGACCCAAACCAACACATGAAACTGAAAAGCCGTGTTTTAGGCTCTTTGGTGTACAAATCATCTGA